One genomic segment of Hordeum vulgare subsp. vulgare chromosome 2H, MorexV3_pseudomolecules_assembly, whole genome shotgun sequence includes these proteins:
- the LOC123429632 gene encoding glycine-rich cell wall structural protein-like — protein sequence MAANTKLVALGFVVLVSIGFTNASRMLASSSSAGGGGGGGGGGGSSSGGGGKGWGHGAGGGGGLGFGESTGDSSNKYNFAKGAGGGGGNGAGGGSQGGSGSGSGSGGGNGVGSSGSASAPSGSGYANADGQGGGGGGGGGADGSSGSGAGDGAGKGEGESGIATAPAVAPSAGGVSYSDAGGAGTGGGGGDGGNGGGNGAGGGQAASDDTSGGNASGSGSGNGGGQGGGVAQGPSMGVGSGSGIGGGQTGSTGSYGQGYATGTGAGTGGGGGGSSNGGSGGGGGSGSGSGSAGYP from the coding sequence ATGGCTGCTAACACTAAGCTTGTAGCTCTTGGCTTCGTTGTCCTCGTGAGCATTGGATTCACCAATGCTTCGAGGATGCTGGCTAGCTCCTCGAGTgccggaggtggtggcggtggaggcgGAGGCGGTGGCAGCTCGTCGGGTGGGGGTGGGAAAGGATGGGGCCATGGggccggaggaggtggtggcttgGGATTTGGCGAGAGTACTGGAGATTCCAGTAACAAGTATAACTTTGCCAAGGgagctggtggaggagggggaaACGGTGCTGGCGGTGGTTCTCAAGGCGGATCCGGATCCGGTTCCGGCTCTGGTGGTGGAAATGGTGTTGGTTCGAGTGGCTCGGCATCAGCCCCTAGTGGCAGTGGTTACGCCAACGCTGATGGTCAGggtgggggcggtggtggaggtggtggtgcagATGGGTCAAGCGGATCTGGAGCCGGAGATGGTGCTGGGAAAGGAGAAGGTGAGAGTGGCATAGCAACCGCCCCTGCTGTAGCTCCTTCTGCTGGTGGTGTCAGCTACTCTGATGCTGGCGGTGCTGGCActggcggtggtggcggcgacgGTGGAAATGGAGGTGGTAATGGTGCTGGAGGTGGACAGGCCGCCAGCGATGACACTTCGGGAGGCAATGCGAGTGGAAGTGGCAGCGGCAACGGTGGTGGCCAAGGCGGAGGCGTAGCTCAAGGTCCAAGCATGGGAGTTGGTTCTGGCTCAGGCATTGGGGGCGGACAGACTGGTAGCACTGGTTCCTACGGTCAAGGCTATGCCACTGGAACTGGTGCTGGAacgggtggcggtggcggtggcagcaGCAATGGTGGGTCTGGCGGTGGTGGAGGTAGCGGATCCGGATCCGGCAGCGCCGGATACCCCTAA